The sequence below is a genomic window from Methanobacterium sp. Maddingley MBC34.
TTGTTTGGTTGGGGAACAGTAGGTGTCTACTTCGTGGTATGCGTTCTGCTGCAGGAAGTCCTCTCTTATCATACGGGTACTTTCCAGGGTGATCCTTTCCCGGTCAGGCAGTGCATCAGGTCCCACCAGTTGCACAATTTCCTGAAGTTCGGATTCTTTCTGGAGTAGGGCCATGGCTTCGTCCCTGGTTGCTCTCCAGTCTGCACCCACAGTGGTTTCCCACCAGTCTTCCACACTGTCCACGTATAATGAGTAGCTCTGTAGCCAGTCTATAGATGGGAAGTGACGTTTATCTGCGAGGGATGCATCCAGTGCCCAGAACACTTTACATATACGTAGGGTGT
It includes:
- a CDS encoding archaeal/vacuolar-type H+-ATPase subunit A (PFAM: ATP synthase alpha/beta chain, C terminal domain; ATP synthase alpha/beta family, nucleotide-binding domain_SP); its protein translation is TLRICKVFWALDASLADKRHFPSIDWLQSYSLYVDSVEDWWETTVGADWRATRDEAMALLQKESELQEIVQLVGPDALPDRERITLESTRMIREDFLQQNAYHEVDTYCSPTKQYQLLKTIIIFQEKATAALERGASAADLTDLPVKEDIGRMKFIPEDEFDAQIKEIQDKIVKQTSEV